In Amblyraja radiata isolate CabotCenter1 chromosome 10, sAmbRad1.1.pri, whole genome shotgun sequence, one DNA window encodes the following:
- the ptgfr gene encoding prostaglandin F2-alpha receptor: MSEANISSTDSTPNTTSDDCTKCLVSVKVPIIFMTIGIVSNSIAFVILVKAYKRFRQKWRASFLLFASSLVFTDCLGHVITGAITVSIYAQGKDWEELDPYGYLCSILGTCMVFFGLVALFLGSVMAIERCLGITQPFFHSVNMRARCAKIILGSIWTFALCVALLPILHVGEYTVQCTQTWCFLKTQNVTLAKERAILLLFSFLGLGALGISLICNTVSGVTLLRTRFKNKPHRRGKSQHVEMLVQLVTVMCVSCICWGPFLVTTVMIGCSHEGPQTRSSLLLGVRMAAWNQILDPWVYILLRKSMLRRGYDVVQLCRGKQDVGHSRWDCSTLERSIKSAAMERSLASMRRQSQNT; encoded by the exons ATGTCTGAAGCCAACATCAGCTCGACGGACTCCACCCCCAACACAACCAGTGATGACTGCACCAAATGCTTAGTGTCGGTCAAGGTCCCCATTATCTTCATGACCATCGGGATTGTATCCAACAGCATTGCCTTCGTCATTCTGGTGAAGGCTTACAAGAGGTTCAGGCAGAAGTGGAGAGCTTCCTTCCTGCTGTTTGCCAGCTCGCTGGTCTTCACGGATTGCTTGGGGCATGTCATCACCGGGGCAATAACGGTCAGCATCTACGCCCAGGGGAAGGACTGGGAGGAACTTGACCCTTACGGGTACCTCTGCTCCATACTGGGGACCTGCATGGTTTTCTTTGGGCTGGTTGCGTTGTTCCTGGGCAGCGTCATGGCGATCGAGAGATGCCTGGGCATCACGCAACCTTTCTTCCACTCCGTCAACATGAGGGCGCGCTGCGCCAAGATAATCCTGGGATCCATCTGGACGTTTGCCCTGTGCGTCGCCCTGCTGCCCATCCTGCACGTTGGAGAATACACCGTACAGTGCACCCAGACCTGGTGCTTTTTaaagacccagaacgtcaccctgGCCAAAGAGAGAGCGATTCTGCTCCTCTTCTCATTCCTGGGTTTGGGCGCCCTGGGCATCTCCTTGATATGCAACACCGTCAGTGGCGTGACTTTGCTGAGGACACGTTTCAAGAACAAACCCCATCGCAGGGGAAAgtcccagcatgtggagatgttgGTCCAGCTAGTCACcgtcatgtgtgtctcctgcatcTGCTGGGGACCATTCCTG GTGACCACGGTGATGATAGGTTGTTCGCATGAGGGCCCTCAGACCAGAAGCTCGCTGCTCCTGGGAGTTCGAATGGCAGCTTGGAATCAGATCCTGGATCCCTGGGTCTACATCCTGCTTCGGAAGTCCATGCTGAGGAGGGGCTACGATGTTGTGCAGCTGTGCCGGGGGAAGCAAGACGTGGGACACTCCAGGTGGGACTGCAGCACCCTGGAAAGGTCCATCAAGTCGGCGGCGATGGAACGCTCGCTGGCCTCCATGCGAAGGCAATCGCAGAATACCTGA